A single genomic interval of uncultured Desulfobacter sp. harbors:
- a CDS encoding NfeD family protein: protein MLPKPKRFQVWAAILFFVLLLCAAAKAAEPMVHIIPVSGTVEPGMAAYLKRVVSSLEKDDSAILVFSLDTFGGRVDAAFDIVETISTVPKERTIAYVDKRAISAGALIALSAGTLIMRENTLIGDCAPMIQTSEGHKEAGEKTQTVLRAQFRSLAKRNNYSQVLAESMVSKSMEVYKITRGDRSEYMDKTTWQELSEEEKANVTRKTTIVSEGELLTMDDKEAVDLGFSRQSVATLDQALDVLGYGAAQKIEISENWSETFVRWLQPFLPILMIVGIGAVYTEIKAPGFGIPGIVGILCLGLVFFNQYLVGLADYTEILVFIIGFLLLGMEMFVLPGFGIAGISAIIVLAAGLVLSFQNFVLPDPSLPWQGELMIKNLGLVMGSALGALLISMSVVRFVLPNLSKVIKGPYLDATLQDSRAESTEASGISAGDEGISLTTLRPSGKVRIGDRKVDAVTQGDFIDPATQVRVTRVTAGHVIVETIMEKREK, encoded by the coding sequence ATGTTGCCAAAACCAAAGCGATTCCAAGTATGGGCCGCAATCCTGTTTTTTGTATTACTTCTTTGCGCTGCAGCTAAGGCTGCCGAGCCTATGGTGCACATCATTCCCGTCTCCGGAACTGTTGAGCCGGGCATGGCCGCATACCTTAAACGGGTGGTCTCCTCCCTTGAAAAGGATGACTCCGCCATTCTGGTATTTTCCCTGGACACATTTGGGGGACGGGTGGATGCCGCCTTTGATATTGTGGAAACCATCAGCACCGTGCCAAAGGAAAGAACCATTGCTTATGTGGACAAAAGAGCCATTTCCGCAGGTGCGCTGATTGCGCTTTCCGCCGGTACCCTGATCATGAGGGAAAATACCCTTATCGGTGACTGTGCGCCCATGATTCAAACCAGTGAAGGGCACAAGGAAGCCGGTGAAAAAACCCAGACCGTTCTTCGGGCACAGTTTCGCTCCCTGGCCAAACGAAACAACTATTCTCAAGTTCTGGCCGAATCCATGGTGTCCAAGTCCATGGAGGTATATAAAATTACCCGGGGGGATCGTTCTGAATATATGGATAAAACGACCTGGCAGGAGCTTTCCGAAGAAGAAAAGGCAAACGTCACCCGTAAAACCACGATTGTAAGTGAAGGTGAGCTTTTGACCATGGATGACAAAGAAGCGGTTGATCTTGGGTTTTCCCGTCAGAGTGTTGCCACCCTTGACCAGGCCCTTGACGTTCTGGGGTACGGGGCGGCTCAAAAAATAGAGATTTCGGAAAATTGGTCGGAAACGTTTGTCAGGTGGCTTCAGCCCTTTCTACCGATTCTCATGATTGTAGGCATTGGTGCCGTGTATACGGAGATTAAGGCCCCGGGATTCGGCATCCCCGGCATTGTGGGCATTCTTTGCCTGGGCCTTGTGTTTTTCAACCAGTACCTGGTGGGCCTTGCCGATTATACGGAAATTTTGGTATTCATCATCGGTTTTTTGCTTCTGGGCATGGAAATGTTTGTCCTGCCGGGATTCGGCATCGCCGGTATCAGTGCCATCATTGTCCTGGCCGCAGGCCTTGTGCTTTCTTTTCAGAATTTTGTACTCCCCGACCCAAGCCTGCCCTGGCAGGGAGAGCTCATGATAAAAAATCTGGGACTGGTCATGGGCAGCGCCCTTGGTGCGCTGCTGATTTCAATGTCTGTGGTGCGTTTTGTTCTGCCCAATTTGTCAAAGGTGATTAAGGGGCCGTATCTGGATGCTACGCTTCAGGATTCCCGTGCTGAATCCACCGAGGCCTCAGGTATATCTGCCGGTGATGAAGGTATTTCTTTGACAACGTTGCGGCCTTCGGGCAAGGTCCGTATCGGGGACAGAAAAGTTGATGCCGTTACCCAGGGGGATTTTATTGATCCTGCCACACAGGTCCGGGTGACCCGGGTAACAGCAGGGCATGTAATTGTTGAAACGATTATGGAAAAGAGGGAAAAATGA
- a CDS encoding TRAP transporter TatT component family protein, translating to MPSHLNKRAYTCIIFCILLLGLVLLTQGCGVKSNMMTSLSKSILNNNDLAMVESGSPAYLIMVDSLIDQDPDSPDMLSSGAQLYTTYSDVFVTDRERKRKLANKAMDYALNAVCFAQSNACDLNQKPFEQFSAVVNAIKKDELPYLFTLGNAWASWIMAHKDDFNALADIARIEAIMNRVIELDETYKDGAAYLYLGTLATFLPPAMGGKPEQGRQYFEKAISISGGKNFMAKVVYAKLYAKMMFNRQLFDRLLNEVMETDPNIDGYTLINTYAQQQAGKLLDEADDYF from the coding sequence ATGCCGTCTCATTTAAATAAACGGGCATACACATGTATTATTTTCTGTATATTGCTCTTGGGACTGGTCCTCCTTACCCAGGGATGCGGGGTCAAATCCAACATGATGACTTCTCTGTCCAAAAGTATCCTGAACAATAATGACCTGGCCATGGTGGAATCCGGTTCGCCCGCTTACCTCATCATGGTTGACAGTCTCATTGATCAGGATCCCGATTCCCCGGATATGCTCTCTTCAGGCGCCCAGCTGTATACCACCTATTCGGATGTATTTGTCACGGACAGGGAGCGAAAAAGAAAACTGGCAAACAAAGCCATGGATTACGCCCTGAACGCTGTTTGCTTTGCCCAAAGCAATGCCTGTGATTTAAATCAGAAACCCTTCGAACAGTTCAGCGCAGTTGTAAATGCCATAAAAAAAGACGAACTGCCATATCTGTTTACCCTGGGGAATGCCTGGGCCTCCTGGATCATGGCCCATAAGGATGATTTCAATGCCCTGGCCGACATCGCCAGGATTGAGGCCATCATGAACCGGGTCATTGAACTGGATGAAACCTACAAGGACGGGGCCGCCTATTTGTATCTGGGCACCCTTGCTACCTTTCTGCCCCCGGCCATGGGAGGAAAACCTGAACAGGGAAGACAGTATTTTGAAAAAGCCATTTCCATTTCCGGGGGTAAAAATTTTATGGCAAAGGTTGTCTACGCAAAATTGTACGCCAAAATGATGTTTAACCGGCAGCTTTTCGATCGCCTGCTCAACGAAGTTATGGAGACCGACCCAAACATAGACGGCTATACCTTGATCAACACCTATGCCCAGCAGCAGGCCGGAAAACTTCTGGATGAAGCTGACGACTATTTTTAA
- the dctP gene encoding TRAP transporter substrate-binding protein DctP: MLIITVFAVSAEAVTIKIATLSPEGSIWMEKMRKGANQVAKATENRVKFKFYPGGVMGNDKTVLRKIRINQLQGGALMGGSLSSFFPGNQIYAQPMKFKSQDEVDYVRQHMDDYIIKGLDDAGFVCFTLMGGGFAYIMSKYPITSIEDLKDRKIWVPDNDKMTVGSMGCFGVSPIILPLADVRTGLQSGLIDTVENSPVGAVVLQWHTEIKYITNLPLIYLYAVFAIDKKTFNKISPDDQKIVAEVMTRELKEIDRLNRQDNVKAIEALKKQGIKFITPSQEQMNEWMATAAQTSQKMINAKELPKAPANKVDDLLEQYRKNQ; the protein is encoded by the coding sequence ATGCTGATCATCACGGTTTTTGCTGTGTCCGCAGAAGCCGTAACCATAAAAATTGCCACCCTCTCACCGGAAGGCTCCATATGGATGGAAAAAATGCGCAAAGGCGCCAACCAGGTCGCCAAGGCCACGGAGAATCGCGTGAAATTCAAATTCTATCCCGGCGGGGTCATGGGAAATGACAAAACCGTCTTGCGGAAAATCCGTATCAACCAGCTCCAGGGCGGCGCGCTCATGGGCGGCAGCCTGTCCTCGTTTTTCCCAGGCAATCAAATATATGCCCAGCCCATGAAATTCAAATCCCAGGACGAGGTGGATTATGTGCGCCAACACATGGATGACTATATCATCAAAGGCCTTGATGATGCGGGGTTTGTCTGTTTTACCCTCATGGGCGGTGGTTTTGCATATATTATGTCCAAATACCCCATCACATCCATCGAGGACCTTAAAGACCGCAAAATATGGGTACCGGATAATGATAAAATGACCGTGGGTTCCATGGGCTGCTTTGGTGTTTCCCCCATTATCCTGCCCCTGGCTGATGTGCGCACGGGGCTGCAGTCCGGGCTCATTGACACGGTGGAAAACTCCCCGGTCGGTGCCGTTGTGCTCCAGTGGCACACGGAAATAAAATACATTACCAATCTCCCATTGATCTATCTTTATGCCGTTTTTGCCATAGACAAAAAAACATTTAATAAAATTTCACCGGACGACCAAAAAATCGTTGCTGAAGTTATGACCCGGGAACTTAAAGAAATCGACCGCTTGAACCGACAGGACAATGTAAAAGCCATTGAAGCCCTTAAAAAACAAGGAATTAAATTTATCACCCCGTCACAGGAACAGATGAATGAGTGGATGGCAACCGCGGCTCAAACGTCCCAAAAAATGATCAATGCCAAAGAGCTGCCCAAAGCGCCGGCAAACAAGGTGGATGATTTGCTTGAGCAGTACCGAAAAAACCAATAA
- a CDS encoding TRAP transporter small permease, translating to MSRVISILHKIEDALLVSLLLLMIGLAVFQIVLRNGFDAGIVWADPLVRVLVLWLGLIGAMVASRTDNHISIDIVSKYLPEHIKQFTTLLVYLFTTIICTLMTWHSARFVIMEKADGMFAFFSIPIWVCELVIPFAFGIITLRYALFFLGNLIKLFNDRSLKHS from the coding sequence ATGTCCCGTGTAATTTCCATTCTTCATAAAATCGAAGATGCTCTGCTGGTGAGCCTGCTTTTGCTCATGATCGGTCTTGCCGTGTTCCAGATCGTTCTAAGAAACGGTTTTGATGCAGGTATCGTCTGGGCAGATCCCCTGGTTCGCGTGCTGGTACTCTGGCTCGGGCTCATCGGGGCCATGGTAGCCTCAAGAACAGATAACCACATCAGCATTGATATTGTATCCAAATACTTGCCTGAACATATTAAACAATTTACGACGCTTTTGGTCTACCTGTTTACAACAATTATCTGTACATTGATGACCTGGCACAGCGCAAGGTTTGTCATCATGGAAAAAGCCGACGGGATGTTTGCCTTTTTTTCGATACCCATATGGGTCTGTGAACTTGTGATTCCCTTTGCATTCGGCATCATCACCCTCAGATATGCCCTGTTTTTCTTGGGCAATCTGATCAAATTGTTCAACGACAGGTCCTTGAAGCACTCATAA
- a CDS encoding TRAP transporter large permease subunit: MTFIIIGLLIVFALMGAPLFTVIIAAAMYGFYLADIDLSVMAIELYRIADTPILLALPLFTFAGYVLGESNTSQRLVTLTRAFLGWMPGGLAIVAFVVCAVFTAFTGASGVTIVAMGALLYPALTQAGYTDRFSLGLVTTSGSLGLLLPPSLPLILYGIIAQQMNGGEQVSIENLFLAGLFPALLMIVMLSIWSVWANRGNQVPLTRFSVGNCLSALKAAGWEVPLPLVVFFGIYSGYFAVSEYWWWKCLFTEKSRLKSFPASSGNPWLWWAVSC; this comes from the coding sequence ATGACATTTATAATTATCGGCTTGCTCATTGTTTTTGCCCTGATGGGCGCCCCTTTATTCACTGTGATAATTGCTGCGGCCATGTACGGATTTTACCTGGCTGACATTGATTTGTCAGTCATGGCCATTGAGTTATACCGGATTGCAGATACCCCTATCCTGCTGGCCCTGCCCTTGTTTACCTTTGCCGGGTATGTTCTTGGGGAGAGCAATACCTCCCAGCGACTTGTGACATTGACCCGGGCCTTTCTGGGATGGATGCCCGGCGGGCTTGCCATTGTGGCCTTTGTGGTGTGCGCAGTATTCACGGCATTTACCGGGGCATCCGGGGTGACCATTGTGGCCATGGGGGCACTGTTATATCCAGCCCTGACCCAGGCCGGATATACGGACCGTTTCAGCCTGGGACTGGTGACTACGTCGGGCAGCCTTGGCCTGCTGCTGCCCCCGTCTTTGCCCCTGATCCTTTACGGCATCATTGCCCAGCAGATGAACGGCGGCGAGCAGGTATCCATTGAAAACCTTTTCCTGGCCGGTCTGTTTCCGGCACTTCTTATGATTGTGATGCTGTCAATCTGGAGCGTCTGGGCCAACCGAGGAAATCAGGTGCCGTTAACCCGATTTTCAGTTGGAAACTGCCTTTCAGCCCTTAAAGCGGCCGGCTGGGAAGTCCCTCTGCCCCTGGTTGTATTTTTCGGGATTTATTCCGGATATTTTGCCGTATCCGAGTACTGGTGGTGGAAATGCTTATTTACCGAGAAATCCCGTTTAAAAAGCTTCCCTGCATCATCCGGGAATCCATGGTTATGGTGGGCGGTATCCTGCTGA
- a CDS encoding TRAP transporter large permease subunit: MLIYREIPFKKLPCIIRESMVMVGGILLILGVSLALTNYLIDAEAPMKLFKFCETFVAGKLVFLILLNIFLLLLGAMLDIFSAIIIMVPLMLPVALEYGIHPVHLGIIFLANMQIGYFTPPVGMNLFIAGYRFNKPIHEIYRATIPFMLVLLLSVLIITYWPQLSLFLIS, translated from the coding sequence ATGCTTATTTACCGAGAAATCCCGTTTAAAAAGCTTCCCTGCATCATCCGGGAATCCATGGTTATGGTGGGCGGTATCCTGCTGATCTTAGGCGTATCTTTAGCTCTGACCAACTATCTCATTGATGCGGAAGCGCCCATGAAATTATTCAAATTCTGCGAAACCTTTGTAGCCGGCAAACTGGTGTTTCTCATCCTGCTCAATATCTTCCTGCTGCTCCTGGGCGCCATGCTTGATATTTTTTCGGCCATCATTATCATGGTTCCGCTCATGCTGCCGGTGGCCCTGGAATACGGGATACATCCGGTTCATTTAGGGATTATCTTTCTGGCGAACATGCAGATCGGATACTTCACCCCGCCCGTGGGCATGAACCTGTTCATTGCAGGTTACCGCTTCAACAAGCCCATCCATGAAATTTACCGGGCCACAATCCCATTCATGCTGGTGCTGCTGCTGTCTGTACTCATCATCACCTACTGGCCCCAGTTAAGCCTGTTTCTGATTTCATAA
- a CDS encoding metal-dependent transcriptional regulator, with product MNSEHNLSESLEDYLEAILELQTMNTVARSKDIAAKLNIKCGSVTGTLKKLADRKLINYEPYGYITLTPKGDKIAKEVTTRHNVFKHFLFKHVEFDEDTAEQTACRMEHAMNHEHFMKFKAFVTKLDA from the coding sequence ATGAATAGCGAACACAACCTTTCCGAAAGCCTTGAAGATTATCTTGAAGCCATACTGGAACTTCAGACCATGAATACGGTTGCCCGGTCAAAAGATATTGCCGCAAAACTGAATATAAAATGCGGATCTGTTACCGGCACCCTCAAAAAACTGGCTGACCGGAAACTGATCAATTACGAGCCTTATGGCTATATTACCCTGACCCCCAAAGGGGATAAAATCGCAAAAGAGGTTACAACCCGTCACAATGTGTTCAAGCATTTTTTATTCAAACATGTGGAATTTGATGAAGATACCGCTGAACAAACCGCATGCCGAATGGAACATGCCATGAACCATGAACATTTTATGAAATTCAAAGCGTTTGTTACAAAACTAGACGCCTGA
- a CDS encoding DUF134 domain-containing protein: MPRPKRPRCIASKPAIKGFKPRGTEETGEVILSLEEFEALRLIDYEGMDQSGAAQVMDVSRQTVGRILKTARYKIAESLVTAKRLTLQGGCYEMRGRGKGRGWRHGRGNPQGR, translated from the coding sequence ATGCCAAGACCCAAGCGACCTAGATGTATTGCATCCAAACCGGCCATTAAAGGGTTTAAGCCCAGGGGAACAGAAGAGACTGGAGAAGTCATCCTTTCCCTGGAAGAATTTGAAGCCCTCAGACTTATAGATTATGAGGGCATGGACCAGTCCGGAGCCGCGCAGGTTATGGATGTTTCCCGGCAGACCGTAGGACGGATTTTGAAAACCGCCCGCTATAAAATCGCTGAATCTCTGGTTACAGCCAAGCGGCTCACACTCCAGGGCGGTTGCTATGAAATGCGAGGCCGGGGAAAGGGCAGAGGGTGGCGGCATGGGCGCGGAAACCCGCAAGGACGTTAA
- a CDS encoding aminotransferase class I/II-fold pyridoxal phosphate-dependent enzyme — translation MENHALVINSFPKTYAMTGWRVGFAYGHQPVIDQMVTVCNYAVACASSVSQRTAIAALDLIKEEKVRVVPGYPFGLPCDGCIRIACTIKREKLCEAMDRLERFIAARSQSKSFI, via the coding sequence ATGGAAAACCACGCCCTTGTAATTAATTCTTTTCCCAAAACCTATGCCATGACAGGGTGGCGGGTGGGCTTTGCCTATGGGCACCAGCCTGTAATTGATCAGATGGTAACCGTGTGCAACTATGCCGTGGCCTGTGCCTCCAGTGTGAGCCAGCGGACAGCCATTGCAGCCCTGGATTTAATAAAAGAAGAAAAAGTAAGGGTGGTACCAGGATACCCATTCGGGCTACCCTGTGATGGGTGTATCCGCATTGCCTGCACCATAAAGAGAGAAAAACTTTGTGAGGCCATGGATCGCCTGGAGCGGTTTATTGCTGCAAGGAGCCAGTCAAAGTCATTTATTTAA
- the hisD gene encoding histidinol dehydrogenase encodes MKIFNYPSPEAEKRVQETIDRGLGFSREDQDNVQAFLDDVKKRGDEALIEYTNKFDSPAVTLDTFKVTEQEFEEALEQMTPQFLKALDRAVEQLTAFHSRQRENSWMDTPRNGVMVGQMVRPVTAAGIYAPGAKGGKTPLVSSVLMGGIPAKVAGVESISLMTPPMADGKINPHLLAAARAVGIDSVFKAGSAWAIGALAYGTAQVPKVDVIVGPGNIYVTLAKKIVSGTVGIDMIAGPSEILIIADNTAVPECLAADLLSQAEHDVLASAVLVTDSQDLAQKVSAAVKRQLNDLPRKDIAGPAINDFGAILVVPDIDTAIDLSNRLAPEHLEIIVESPFDYIDRVQNAGALFLGPYTPEPMGDYIAGPNHVLPTAGTARFSSALSVSHFTKKTSLIHYSKAAFEREADDVITLAGTEALDAHANSVKIRQK; translated from the coding sequence ATGAAAATATTTAATTACCCTTCGCCGGAAGCGGAAAAAAGGGTCCAGGAGACCATAGACAGAGGCTTAGGTTTTTCCAGGGAAGACCAGGACAATGTCCAGGCATTTCTGGATGATGTTAAGAAACGAGGCGATGAAGCGCTCATCGAATACACCAACAAGTTTGATTCCCCGGCTGTTACCCTGGATACCTTTAAGGTGACGGAACAGGAGTTTGAAGAAGCCCTGGAGCAGATGACCCCACAATTTTTAAAAGCCCTTGACCGGGCCGTTGAACAGTTAACGGCGTTTCACAGCCGCCAGAGGGAAAATTCATGGATGGATACCCCCAGAAATGGCGTGATGGTGGGACAGATGGTTCGTCCGGTGACAGCGGCAGGAATCTATGCCCCCGGCGCCAAGGGCGGTAAAACCCCCTTGGTCTCGTCTGTACTCATGGGCGGAATTCCGGCCAAGGTGGCGGGTGTGGAATCAATATCTTTGATGACTCCTCCCATGGCTGACGGAAAAATTAACCCTCATCTTCTTGCGGCAGCCCGGGCCGTGGGCATTGATTCGGTGTTTAAGGCAGGGTCGGCCTGGGCCATTGGGGCGCTGGCCTACGGAACGGCCCAGGTACCTAAGGTTGATGTGATTGTGGGGCCGGGGAATATCTATGTCACCCTTGCCAAAAAAATTGTTTCCGGAACCGTTGGTATCGATATGATTGCAGGCCCCAGCGAAATTTTGATCATTGCTGATAACACCGCAGTCCCGGAATGCCTTGCCGCAGACCTGCTTTCCCAGGCCGAGCATGATGTGCTGGCATCCGCTGTGCTGGTGACCGATTCTCAAGATCTGGCGCAAAAGGTCTCTGCTGCGGTTAAACGCCAGTTGAATGATCTGCCCCGCAAGGATATTGCCGGACCGGCCATCAATGACTTTGGCGCCATTCTGGTGGTGCCCGATATTGATACCGCCATTGACTTGTCCAACCGCCTGGCACCCGAGCACCTTGAAATCATCGTGGAGTCACCTTTTGATTATATTGACAGGGTTCAAAATGCAGGGGCCCTGTTCCTGGGACCGTACACCCCCGAGCCCATGGGCGACTATATTGCAGGCCCTAACCATGTGCTGCCCACCGCAGGCACGGCCCGGTTTTCATCTGCCTTGAGCGTATCCCATTTTACCAAGAAAACCAGCCTGATCCATTATTCCAAAGCCGCCTTTGAAAGGGAGGCAGATGATGTAATTACCCTGGCCGGAACCGAAGCCCTGGATGCCCATGCCAATTCAGTAAAAATCCGGCAAAAATAA